One Hemibagrus wyckioides isolate EC202008001 linkage group LG09, SWU_Hwy_1.0, whole genome shotgun sequence DNA segment encodes these proteins:
- the jmjd7 gene encoding bifunctional peptidase and (3S)-lysyl hydroxylase JMJD7 isoform X3, which produces MEPHLSQVVGSKLISVAVTPNGYADAVNGDRFVMPEERQMTFSALLDIIEGRNKSSGVFYVQKQCSNLTEELPELTADVQQAHIPWMSEALGKMPDAVNFWLGEEQAVTSMHKDHYENLYCVISGEKTFILLPPTDRPFIPYELYQPATYKQKQDGSFEIVDEEDSKKVPWIPLDPLNPDLERFPSYRQARPLCCTVKAGEMLYLPSLWFHHVRQSHGCIAVNFWYDMDYDIKYNYFQLVESLTGVVGSL; this is translated from the exons ATGGAACCCCACCTATCTCAG gTTGTTGGCTCCAAGCTCATCAGCGTTGCTGTTACACCAAACGGCTATGCAGATGCTGTTAACGGAGATCGCTTTGTGATGCCTGAAGAGCGCCAGATGACTTTCTCAGCACTGCTGGACATCATAGAGGGCAGGAACAagagcagtggtgtgttctATGTGCAGAAACAGTGCTCAAATCTGACTGAGGAACTTCCAGAGCTCACAGCAGACGTACAGCAGGCTCACATCCCCTGGATGAGCGAGGCGCTGG gaaAGATGCCTGATGCTGTGAATTTCTGGTTGGGAGAAGAGCAGGCAGTAACATCTA TGCACAAAGACCACTATGAGAACCTTTACTGTGTTATCTCTGGAGAGAAGACTTTTATTCTGCTCCCTCCCACTGATCGACCCTTTATACCATATG AACTATACCAGCCTGCTACATACAAACAGAAGCAAGATGGCAGCTTTGAAATAGTGGATGAAGAGGATTCAAAAAAA GTGCCTTGGATTCCACTGGATCCTCTAAATCCAGACCTGGAGCGCTTTCCCTCCTACAGACAAGCCCGGCCACTGTGCTGTACAGTGAAAGCAGGAGAGATGCTTTACCTCCCCTCACTCTGGTTCCATCATGTCCGCCAGTCTCATGGATGCATAGCAG TGAATTTCTGGTATGATATGGATTATGATATCAAGTACAATTACTTTCAACTGGTGGAATCTCTAACTGGAGTTGTGGGGTCACTATGA
- the jmjd7 gene encoding bifunctional peptidase and (3S)-lysyl hydroxylase JMJD7 isoform X2, translating into MEEVRNCLRDFPKEARELYLNDSVPYLDGPPSPLQFFRDWINSNKPCIIRNAFNDWPALTKWNPTYLRQVVGSKLISVAVTPNGYADAVNGDRFVMPEERQMTFSALLDIIEGRNKSSGVFYVQKQCSNLTEELPELTADVQQAHIPWMSEALGKMPDAVNFWLGEEQAVTSKLYQPATYKQKQDGSFEIVDEEDSKKVPWIPLDPLNPDLERFPSYRQARPLCCTVKAGEMLYLPSLWFHHVRQSHGCIAVNFWYDMDYDIKYNYFQLVESLTGVVGSL; encoded by the exons ATGGAAGAAGTGAGAAATTGTTTAAGAGACTTCCCAAAAGAAGCTCGAG AGCTGTACCTGAATGATTCGGTACCATATCTGGATGGGCCACCTTCCCCTCTGCAGTTCTTTCGGGACTGGATCAACTCCAATAAGCCCTGTATTATCCGCAATGCCTTCAATGACTGGCCTGCTTTGACTAAATGGAACCCCACCTATCTCAG gcaggTTGTTGGCTCCAAGCTCATCAGCGTTGCTGTTACACCAAACGGCTATGCAGATGCTGTTAACGGAGATCGCTTTGTGATGCCTGAAGAGCGCCAGATGACTTTCTCAGCACTGCTGGACATCATAGAGGGCAGGAACAagagcagtggtgtgttctATGTGCAGAAACAGTGCTCAAATCTGACTGAGGAACTTCCAGAGCTCACAGCAGACGTACAGCAGGCTCACATCCCCTGGATGAGCGAGGCGCTGG gaaAGATGCCTGATGCTGTGAATTTCTGGTTGGGAGAAGAGCAGGCAGTAACATCTA AACTATACCAGCCTGCTACATACAAACAGAAGCAAGATGGCAGCTTTGAAATAGTGGATGAAGAGGATTCAAAAAAA GTGCCTTGGATTCCACTGGATCCTCTAAATCCAGACCTGGAGCGCTTTCCCTCCTACAGACAAGCCCGGCCACTGTGCTGTACAGTGAAAGCAGGAGAGATGCTTTACCTCCCCTCACTCTGGTTCCATCATGTCCGCCAGTCTCATGGATGCATAGCAG TGAATTTCTGGTATGATATGGATTATGATATCAAGTACAATTACTTTCAACTGGTGGAATCTCTAACTGGAGTTGTGGGGTCACTATGA
- the jmjd7 gene encoding bifunctional peptidase and (3S)-lysyl hydroxylase JMJD7 isoform X1 — MEEVRNCLRDFPKEARELYLNDSVPYLDGPPSPLQFFRDWINSNKPCIIRNAFNDWPALTKWNPTYLRQVVGSKLISVAVTPNGYADAVNGDRFVMPEERQMTFSALLDIIEGRNKSSGVFYVQKQCSNLTEELPELTADVQQAHIPWMSEALGKMPDAVNFWLGEEQAVTSMHKDHYENLYCVISGEKTFILLPPTDRPFIPYELYQPATYKQKQDGSFEIVDEEDSKKVPWIPLDPLNPDLERFPSYRQARPLCCTVKAGEMLYLPSLWFHHVRQSHGCIAVNFWYDMDYDIKYNYFQLVESLTGVVGSL; from the exons ATGGAAGAAGTGAGAAATTGTTTAAGAGACTTCCCAAAAGAAGCTCGAG AGCTGTACCTGAATGATTCGGTACCATATCTGGATGGGCCACCTTCCCCTCTGCAGTTCTTTCGGGACTGGATCAACTCCAATAAGCCCTGTATTATCCGCAATGCCTTCAATGACTGGCCTGCTTTGACTAAATGGAACCCCACCTATCTCAG gcaggTTGTTGGCTCCAAGCTCATCAGCGTTGCTGTTACACCAAACGGCTATGCAGATGCTGTTAACGGAGATCGCTTTGTGATGCCTGAAGAGCGCCAGATGACTTTCTCAGCACTGCTGGACATCATAGAGGGCAGGAACAagagcagtggtgtgttctATGTGCAGAAACAGTGCTCAAATCTGACTGAGGAACTTCCAGAGCTCACAGCAGACGTACAGCAGGCTCACATCCCCTGGATGAGCGAGGCGCTGG gaaAGATGCCTGATGCTGTGAATTTCTGGTTGGGAGAAGAGCAGGCAGTAACATCTA TGCACAAAGACCACTATGAGAACCTTTACTGTGTTATCTCTGGAGAGAAGACTTTTATTCTGCTCCCTCCCACTGATCGACCCTTTATACCATATG AACTATACCAGCCTGCTACATACAAACAGAAGCAAGATGGCAGCTTTGAAATAGTGGATGAAGAGGATTCAAAAAAA GTGCCTTGGATTCCACTGGATCCTCTAAATCCAGACCTGGAGCGCTTTCCCTCCTACAGACAAGCCCGGCCACTGTGCTGTACAGTGAAAGCAGGAGAGATGCTTTACCTCCCCTCACTCTGGTTCCATCATGTCCGCCAGTCTCATGGATGCATAGCAG TGAATTTCTGGTATGATATGGATTATGATATCAAGTACAATTACTTTCAACTGGTGGAATCTCTAACTGGAGTTGTGGGGTCACTATGA
- the tbpl2 gene encoding TATA box-binding protein-like 2: MDEEASLESYFDQSIAGSSEYIFEGDLGLQGPPQLQDPSFLSSSIPNQQKDLPEDLDLSFLPDELSAQDEGGENGGVGSTEDSGVYLDCTTGLSTEADTDANRRQPAASPFCNLPMTPMTPMTPVAPVAESSGIIPQLQNIVSTVNLACPLDLKAIALQARNAEYNPKRFAAVIMRIREPRTTALIFSSGKMVCTGAKSEEQSRLAARKYARVVQKLGFPAKFLDFKIQNMVGSCDVCFPIRLEGLVLTHQQFSSYEPELFPGLIYRMVKPRIVLLIFVSGKVVLTGAKDRSEIYEAFENIYPILKGFRKQ; encoded by the exons atggatgaagaGGCCTCGCTTGAGAGTTACTTTGACCAATCAATTGCT GGTTCCTCTGAGTACATATTTGAAGGTGATTTGGGTTTGCAGGGCCCACCTCAGCTTCAGGAtccctctttcctctcctcctccatccCTAACCAACAGAAAGATCTCCCTGAGGATCTGGACCTGAGCTTTCTGCCTGATGAGCTCAGTGCTCAGGATGAAGGGGGAGAGAATGGAGGAGTGGGTTCTACAGAGGACAGCGGTGTTTACTTGGACTGTACAACTGGATTGTCAACTGAAGCAGACACTGATGCTAATAGGAGACAGCCTGCAGCCTCTCCATTCTGCAACCTCCCTATGACCCCCATGACACCCATGACCCCTGTCGCCCCTGTGGCAGAAAGTTCAGGGATCATCCCACAATTACA gaatataGTGTCCACAGTAAACCTGGCATGTCCACTAGACCTGAAAGCCATCGCCCTTCAAGCTCGAAATGCTGAGTACAATCCAAAG CGGTTTGCTGCTGTAATTATGCGGATCCGTGAACCCAGGACCACTGCCCTCATCTTCAGCTCAGGAAAAATGGTCTGCACAGGCGCAAAGAG TGAGGAGCAGTCTCGCCTTGCTGCAAGAAAGTATGCTCGCGTCGTACAGAAGCTCGGCTTCCCAGCCAAATTTCTCGACTTCAAAATCCAGAACATGGTTGGaagttgtgatgtgtgtttccCTATACGGTTGGAGGGCCTGGTACTGACTCACCAGCAGTTCAGCAG CTATGAACCTGAGCTGTTTCCTGGTTTGATCTACCGTATGGTGAAGCCACGGATTGTCCTCCTGATTTTTGTGTCTGGAAAAGTTGTTCTTACAG GTGCTAAAGATCGCTCTGAAATATATGAAGCGTTTGAGAATATCTACCCAATTCTGAAAGGATTCAGGAAACAGTGA
- the atg14 gene encoding beclin 1-associated autophagy-related key regulator, with the protein MACPPESDVRVVGPCESGTEGARAQARATSRQDQPCPGAVRVSPASVMVESVDDAEGLYVAVERCPLCNTARRRLTCARCIRAGDFVYFDGKNPERYAEKLERLQKMKKEKEILQQRVIKTMDKKVQADQLKWKIMSCKMKIEQLKEAICSGNEEVKSGKDLLLRSQEDGQRLQRRASRHQEKRDKIERHNRRLSELLEKRNKELQSRLETLAEVRRGHILELTSYIFPTQEEKQGSRDPAETAVAEYDFALTSSTVSELAEARRTTYMSGRWIWDDQNGETSISITGPHVTLPSNGDCSAYYNWVEEKSTNPGPELDHITPAHTISAALCYATQLVNILSHILDVNLPKKLCNSEFCGDNLSRYRFTRAVNKLNTNILHLCFSQHVDSELLHPHHTLRNIMFLVSPENKNLGRTGPFEVSADLEDSMEFLEPEASGVTEESGDEAVTDEETDLGTDWETVPSPRFCDIPSQPMDLSQSTAMQVSQPAGNAGGMISSAAASVTSWFRAYTGQR; encoded by the exons ATGGCGTGTCCCCCGGAAAGCGACGTGCGGGTGGTCGGGCCTTGTGAGTCGGGTACTGAGGGGGCGAGAGCACAGGCCCGAGCAACCAGCCGACAGGATCAGCCTTGTCCAGGGGCCGTGAGAGTGTCCCCGGCGTCTGTAATGGTGGAGTCGGTGGATGATGCGGAGGGGCTGTATGTGGCCGTGGAGAGATGCCCTCTGTGTAACACTGCGAGGCGCAGGCTAACCTGTGCCCGGTGTATAAGAGCTGGAGACTTCGTGTACTTTGACGGTAAAAATCCCGAAAG ATACGCAGAAAAACTAGAAAGGCTTcagaaaatgaagaaggaaaaggagatTCTTCAGCAAAG AGTAATCAAAACCATGGACAAGAAGGTTCAGGCAGACCAGCTT AAGTGGAAGATCATGTCATGTAAGATGAAGATCGAGCAACTGAAAGAGGCAATCTGCAGTGGGAATGAAGAAGTGAAGAGTG GCAAAGATCTGTTACTTCGATCTCAGGAAGATGGTCAGAGACTGCAGCGCCGTGCGAGTCGTCACCAGGAAAAGCGGGATAAGATAGAGCGTCATAACCGTCGCCTGAGCGAGCTTTTGGAGAAGAGGAATAAAGAGCTACAGAGCAGACTGGAGACTCTGGCTGAGGTGCGGCGGGGTCACATCCTGGAACTCACCTCCTACATCTTCCCCACACAGGAGGAGAAGCAGGGCAGCAG AGATCCAGCTGAAACTGCTGTAGCAGAGTATGACTTTGCCCTCACGTCCAGCACTGTGAGTGAGTTAGCTGAGGCTCGGCGAACAACGTACATGTCTGGTCGTTGGATCTGGGACGATCAGAATGGAGAGACGAGCATCAGCATCACTGGGCCTCATGTCACACTGCCCAGTAATGGAGACTGCTCAGCTTACTATAACTGGGTAGAGGAGAAAAGCACTAATCCTGGCCCAG AGCTGGATCACATCACTCCAGCACACACCATTAGCGCAGCCCTCTGCTATGCTACTCAGCTTGTCAACATTCTTTCTCATATTTTGGATGTCAATCTACCCAAAAAGCTGTGCAACAG CGAGTTCTGTGGTGATAATTTGAGCCGCTACAGATTTACTCGTGCTGTTAACAAACTCAACACCAACATCCTACATCTCTGCTTCTCCCAG CATGTAGACAGTGAGCTACTCCATCCCCACCATACACTGAGAAACATCATGTTTCTGGTCTCTCCTGAGAACAAAAACCTTGGAAG GACTGGACCGTTTGAAGTAAGTGCAGACTTGGAGGACTCTATGGAATTTTTGGAGCCCGAGGCATCAGGTGTTACAGAGGAGAGTGGAGATGAAGCTGTaacagatgaagaaacagactTGGGCACAGATTGGGAAACTGTTCCTAGCCCCCGATTCTGTGACATCCCCTCTCAGCCCATGGATCTGTCTCAGAGCACAGCCATGCAGGTCTCACAGCCAGCGGGAAATGCAGGAGGCATGAtttcttctgctgctgcttcGGTCACCTCCTGGTTCCGTGCCTACACTGGCCAGCGCTGA
- the fbxo34 gene encoding F-box only protein 34, protein MPQKCETISYCCPTPYREPRKQTCHPQKVWRFSAMHLKPYPKLQDKELHQDRGQDGTGNLVGQRGVLRTEWGDRQACSLVGSPGNGTVNRCPLSVLSTNTLRCTTNNNSTTPTKASESFYPSWGHKSKTSSSVTTFTSSLVLLSSSTGMENEGSLGIYQGEDGEGSLDIWAVIKPGNTKEKIAIFTAQKCSHIATGGSDKASDKLGITTDLRTVSMKSKGCWDGDWSVAKRRKRSGNVDKSTCITPPAQKSEFCTALLNTNKNSASSGIAGEIEKTDGEDGGKTVSVVEMVAYLEQRASDQHVDLKRPSLRSSSTFTLSKSLSLLTQAEPVSKGPQQSDVNEEEESVRVLDMVAKLESQCLSRQGMREGGDLSRNNSLRRRVGRVLLAGSESYSAVLPSQVALPSLPQDKRADGHSEQVANDVDKLKALPEAHVPVLSERFALRGRNVAKRETFDKVDTINSLCTLANQASSETHECREEPLPGMLFFAQAPQEQRCCSISKNISISQNTEDPSNDQKNEQRGAPLHKQALEPPSANVAFREENLDKLEDEHDLVEMEEEFGGNNRSPVPLRRLVSHEFLETRFKIQLLLEPQQYMAFMPHHIIVKIFSLLPTESLAALKCTCHYFKFIIESYGVRPADSRWVSDPRYKDDPCKQCKKRYDRGDVSLCRWHHKPYCQALPYGPGYWMCCREAHKDTPGCNVGLHDNQWVPAFHSINMPIYKKSCDGEDDV, encoded by the exons ATGCCTCAGAAATGTGAAACTATCAGTTACTGTTGTCCCACCCCTTACAGGGAACCAAGGAAACAAACCTGCCATCCACAGAAAGTCTGGAG GTTTTCAGCCATGCACCTCAAGCCATACCCTAAACTACAGGATAAAGAACTTCACCAGGACAGGGGACAGGATGGCACAGGAAATCTTGTGGGTCAACGGGGAGTACTCAGAACTGAGTGGGGTGATCGCCAAGCATGCAGTCTTGTAGGTTCGCCTGGCAACGGCACAGTCAACCGGTGCCCCCTCAGTGTCCTTTCCACCAATACTCTCCGTTGTACCACCAACAATAACAGTACCACACCCACAAAAGCAAGTGAGAGTTTCTACCCATCATGGGGCCACAAGAGCAAGACATCTTCCTCTGTCACTACATTCACTAGTTCTTTAGTGCTACTCTCCTCCTCCACTGGCATGGAGAATGAAGGCTCACTAGGAATATACCAAGGGGAGGATGGGGAGGGATCGTTAGACATATGGGCAGTCATTAAGCCTGGAAACACCAAAGAAAAGATTGCAATATTTACTGCCCAGAAATGTAGTCACATTGCAACAGGTGGCAGTGACAAAGCTTCCGATAAACTGGGAATTACAACAGATTTGCGAACAGTATCGATGAAAAGCAAGGGTTGTTGGGATGGTGACTGGTCTGTGGCCAAGCGACGAAAGCGGTCTGGAAATGTAGACAAGTCCACATGCATTACTCCTCCTGCACAAAAGTCTGAATTCTGTACAGCACTcttgaacaccaacaaaaacagTGCTTCCTCTGGTATAGCTGGGGAGATTGAGAAGACCGATGGAGAAGATGGTGGGAAAACAGTTTCTGTGGTTGAAATGGTGGCATACTTGGAGCAGAGGGCTAGCGACCAACATGTAGACCTGAAACGTCCATCATTGCGAAGCTCCAGCACGTTTACTCTGTCCAAAAGTCTGTCCCTTCTTACTCAAGCTGAACCGGTATCAAAAGGCCCACAGCAGTCCGACGTCAATGAGGAAGAAGAATCTGTGCGAGTGCTGGACATGGTTGCTAAGTTGGAATCTCAGTGCCTCAGCAGACAAGGtatgagagagggaggagacctCTCGCGCAACAACAGTTTGCGAAGAAGAGTGGGGCGTGTTTTGCTAGCAGGATCTGAATCATACTCTGCAGTCTTGCCTAGCCAGGTGGCATTGCCTAGCCTTCCTCAGGATAAGAGAGCTGATGGTCACTCGGAGCAAGTTGCTAATGATGTAGATAAGCTTAAAGCCCTGCCAGAAGCCCATGTACCTGTGCTCTCGGAGCGTTTTGCTCTTAGAGGTAGGAATGTGGCCAAACGGGAGACATTTGATAAAGTAGACACCATAAACAGCCTGTGTACTCTGGCCAATCAGGCCAGCTCAGAGACCCATGAGTGCAGAGAGGAGCCTCTTCCAGGCATGCTGTTCTTTGCGCAGGCTCCTCAGGAGCAGAGATGTTGCTCTATTTCTAAGAATATCTCCATATCCCAAAATACAGAGGACCCTTCTAATGaccaaaaaaatgaacagagagGGGCACCACTACACAAACAGGCACTTGAGCCGCCTTCTGCTAATGTGGCTTTCAGAGAGGAAAACTTGGATAAACTGGAGGACGAGCATGATTTGGTGGAAATGGAAGAAGAGTTTGGTGGAAATAATCGCAGTCCTGTGCCTTTGCGTCGCCTAGTGTCTCATGAATTCTTGGAGACCCGCTTTAAGATTCAGCTCCTCCTGGAGCCCCAACAGTATATGGCATTTATGCCCCACCACATCATTGTCAAAATCTTCAGTTTGCTGCCTACTGAAAGCCTGGCTGCCCTCAAGTGCACCTGTCATTATTTCAAGTTCATAATCGAGAGTTATGGTGTGCGCCCAGCTGACTCCCGTTGGGTCAGTGATCCACGCTACAAAGACGATCCCTGCAAGCAGTGCAAGAAGCGCTATGACCGTGGTGACGTGTCACTTTGTCGTTGGCACCATAAGCCCTATTGCCAGGCGTTGCCCTATGGCCCTGGCTACTGGATGTGCTGCAGGGAGGCCCATAAGGACACACCCGGTTGCAATGTGGGACTCCATGACAACCAGTGGGTTCCTGCCTTTCATAGTATCAATATGCCAATTTATAAAAAAAGCTGTGACGGTGAAGATGATGTGTAG